In Mastigocladopsis repens PCC 10914, a single window of DNA contains:
- a CDS encoding RAMP superfamily CRISPR-associated protein: MYHKAYGIIETLAPLHVGASAGEETGNLNLIFRDQFTQTGIIPGSSIRGRFRSDMRQKVKGDNTEISSDGKSHEELEKRKNETERKWYGHEATPGEENKTTEARVKFEYASLVWLPVFCPGQPIVWVTCPSLLKRYKKITGISAPIPEPYTAPKTLQGRQVGNNRKVLFFNLGFLEIEHEKDLSAWIPNGTDIGSDSLVVVADKDISILHDMALYRQSRVKLSDTEKKVDGGAFFNVEALPEGCVLVFPVALKEQGWKPFAQSRSQELYFGGLESIGFGRCSVTLVGEY, encoded by the coding sequence ATGTATCATAAAGCATACGGCATCATTGAAACCCTCGCTCCCTTGCATGTCGGAGCCAGTGCAGGAGAAGAAACGGGTAATCTCAACTTGATTTTCCGCGACCAATTTACCCAAACGGGGATAATTCCTGGTAGTTCGATTCGCGGTAGATTTAGGTCAGATATGCGCCAGAAAGTAAAGGGTGACAACACAGAGATTAGTAGTGATGGAAAAAGTCACGAAGAGTTAGAAAAAAGAAAAAACGAGACGGAAAGAAAATGGTACGGTCATGAAGCCACACCAGGAGAGGAAAACAAAACTACGGAAGCACGGGTAAAGTTTGAATATGCTTCCTTAGTATGGCTTCCGGTATTTTGCCCTGGTCAACCCATTGTTTGGGTTACTTGTCCCTCCCTACTCAAACGCTATAAGAAAATTACTGGTATTTCTGCACCCATACCTGAGCCTTACACAGCACCCAAAACTTTACAGGGTCGTCAAGTTGGTAATAATCGTAAAGTTTTGTTTTTCAACTTGGGATTTTTGGAAATCGAGCATGAGAAAGATTTATCGGCTTGGATACCAAATGGAACTGATATCGGTTCAGATAGTTTGGTTGTAGTTGCTGATAAAGATATTTCCATACTGCACGATATGGCACTTTACCGCCAAAGTCGCGTGAAGCTTTCAGATACCGAGAAAAAAGTAGATGGAGGTGCGTTTTTTAACGTAGAAGCGTTACCGGAGGGCTGTGTATTGGTTTTCCCCGTTGCTTTGAAGGAGCAAGGCTGGAAACCATTTGCTCAAAGCCGATCTCAAGAGCTTTATTTTGGGGGGTTGGAGTCGATTGGGTTTGGTCGTTGTTCCGTGACATTGGTAGGAGAGTATTAA